A single genomic interval of Trinickia acidisoli harbors:
- the pilP gene encoding type IV pilus biogenesis protein PilP, which yields MQGKSIQSMRAFAIACVAVAVSPLAFAVPPKPAAVAPAASAPAVGDPPSPQAQETVAALTRLEGETVVLKAELKKLETQTQIAQRTAELNRLNGSGAPNDDVRVRAVEGLGTKLFATLESHTAGEFEVKVGDTLPNGMRIVSIKPNAVYAQVRGGARVQLPMVVSWDASSYAGAPDSNTTAFPPLPTMPRN from the coding sequence ATGCAAGGTAAGTCGATCCAAAGCATGCGGGCATTTGCCATCGCGTGCGTTGCCGTCGCGGTGTCGCCGCTTGCGTTTGCGGTGCCGCCGAAGCCGGCTGCCGTGGCCCCCGCGGCCTCCGCGCCGGCCGTCGGCGACCCTCCTTCGCCGCAGGCGCAGGAGACGGTCGCGGCGCTCACGCGGCTCGAGGGCGAAACGGTGGTGCTCAAGGCGGAACTCAAAAAGCTCGAAACGCAGACGCAAATCGCGCAGCGCACCGCCGAATTGAATCGACTGAACGGATCGGGTGCACCTAACGACGACGTTCGCGTGCGCGCGGTAGAAGGTCTCGGGACCAAGCTCTTCGCCACGCTCGAGAGCCATACAGCCGGTGAATTCGAGGTAAAGGTGGGCGACACGTTGCCCAACGGCATGAGGATCGTATCGATCAAGCCCAACGCGGTCTATGCGCAGGTACGAGGCGGCGCGAGAGTTCAATTGCCGATGGTGGTCTCGTGGGATGCATCGTCATACGCCGGCGCACCCGATTCCAATACGACGGCCTTCCCGCCGCTGCCGACGATGCCGAGGAACTGA